One window of Paenibacillus albicereus genomic DNA carries:
- a CDS encoding discoidin domain-containing protein: MKKFRYPKKRLSIALLAVLLTASSFSFQPGSASASWNKALGRYAWASSGSSPANGVDGVPNTFWQPSGGGQGWLTVDLGSSQSVQQIVLKSPAYGHWVEAVSVLTSDSADDGSFAAQTSGTYAFYSANSYTVTIQLPNAVNARYVRVNVAPVSTATTIGELEVYGP; the protein is encoded by the coding sequence GTGAAGAAGTTTCGGTATCCAAAAAAGAGATTGTCTATCGCGCTGCTGGCGGTGCTGCTGACGGCCTCGTCGTTCTCGTTCCAGCCCGGCAGCGCGTCCGCATCGTGGAACAAGGCGCTGGGCCGCTACGCATGGGCCAGCAGCGGATCAAGTCCGGCCAACGGGGTGGATGGCGTGCCAAACACCTTCTGGCAGCCAAGCGGCGGCGGGCAAGGGTGGCTTACAGTCGATCTCGGCAGCTCGCAATCGGTCCAGCAGATCGTCTTGAAGTCGCCGGCTTACGGCCACTGGGTGGAGGCGGTGTCGGTCCTGACCAGCGACTCGGCGGACGACGGCAGCTTTGCCGCTCAAACGTCGGGCACTTACGCCTTCTATTCCGCCAATTCGTATACGGTCACCATCCAACTTCCGAATGCCGTCAACGCGCGCTACGTTCGCGTGAACGTAGCGCCGGTCAGCACGGCGACGACGATCGGGGAGCTCGAAGTCTACGGGCCTTGA
- a CDS encoding NAD(P)/FAD-dependent oxidoreductase produces the protein MSNIPKIVILGAGYGGILTALKLQKQLNYNEADVTLVNKHDYHYITTHLHMPAAGTDNPENARVNISKLIDEFKIDFVKSTVVQIRTQDKKVILEDGTLSYDYLVIGLGGEPETFGIPGLAEHAMSIRSINSVRLIREHVEYQFARYKREPHRTDYLTFVVGGAGFTGIEFVGELADRIPQLCRAFDVDRSLVKLYNIEAAPSALPGFDPELVQYGMDVLTKKGVIFRIGTAIKECSPDGVIVGDGEEIRSKTVIWTGGIRGSRLIEEAGFETMRGRVKVDDYLRAPSHENIYIIGDNSLMFNEEGRPYPPTAQIAMQQGVTCAHNLVAAIRSQPLKTFAFSNKGTVASLGKGEGIGVAFGKKYMGRKAAWLKKMIDLRYLFIIGGIPLVLRKGKFF, from the coding sequence ATGAGCAATATACCGAAGATCGTCATCTTGGGAGCCGGCTATGGCGGCATTCTGACCGCCCTCAAGCTGCAGAAGCAGCTCAACTACAACGAAGCCGACGTCACTCTCGTGAACAAGCATGATTACCACTATATCACGACCCATTTGCATATGCCTGCCGCCGGCACGGACAATCCGGAGAACGCTCGCGTCAATATCTCCAAGCTGATCGACGAGTTCAAGATCGACTTCGTCAAGTCCACTGTCGTGCAGATCCGCACGCAGGACAAGAAAGTCATCCTCGAGGACGGCACGCTGTCCTACGACTACCTCGTCATCGGCCTCGGCGGCGAGCCGGAGACGTTCGGCATCCCGGGCCTGGCGGAGCACGCGATGAGCATCCGCAGCATCAACTCGGTGCGCCTGATCCGCGAGCATGTCGAGTACCAGTTCGCCCGCTACAAGCGCGAGCCTCATCGCACGGACTACCTGACGTTCGTCGTCGGGGGAGCGGGCTTCACCGGCATCGAGTTCGTCGGCGAGCTGGCCGACCGCATCCCGCAGCTGTGCCGCGCCTTCGACGTCGACCGCTCGCTCGTCAAGCTGTACAACATCGAGGCGGCGCCGAGCGCGCTGCCGGGCTTCGATCCGGAGCTCGTGCAGTACGGCATGGACGTGCTCACCAAGAAAGGCGTCATCTTCCGCATCGGCACCGCGATCAAGGAGTGCTCGCCGGACGGCGTCATTGTCGGAGACGGCGAGGAGATCCGCTCCAAGACCGTCATCTGGACGGGCGGCATCCGCGGCAGCCGCCTCATCGAGGAGGCCGGCTTCGAGACGATGCGCGGCCGCGTCAAGGTCGACGACTACCTGCGCGCGCCGAGCCACGAGAACATCTACATCATCGGGGACAACTCCCTGATGTTCAACGAAGAAGGCCGTCCGTACCCGCCGACCGCCCAGATCGCGATGCAGCAGGGCGTCACCTGCGCCCATAATCTGGTCGCGGCGATCCGCAGCCAGCCGCTCAAGACGTTCGCCTTCAGCAACAAGGGCACGGTCGCCTCGCTCGGCAAGGGCGAGGGCATCGGCGTCGCCTTCGGCAAGAAATACATGGGCCGCAAGGCCGCTTGGCTCAAGAAGATGATCGACCTGCGCTACCTGTTCATCATCGGCGGCATCCCGCTCGTGCTGCGCAAAGGAAAGTTCTTCTAA
- a CDS encoding NAD(P)/FAD-dependent oxidoreductase — MTDVKMEPVDIAVIGGGPAGMFAAFYGGMRQASVKLIESMPQLGGQLAALYPEKYIYDVAGFPKVTAQELVDSLRRQMDHFDPEVCLEEKVTGLVKRAEREFEIQTDKGTHLARAVIITGGVGAFEPRRLELPEAASYEGRGLHYFVRDLLQFKGRNVLISGGGDSAVDWALMLEPIAQSVTLIHRRDKFRAHEHSVEKLRASTVDVLVPMEIVRLEGEVYVEKVTLAHAKTGEEQTLHVDDVIVNFGFVSSLGPIADWGLAIEGGSIVVDTRMETSIPGIFAAGDITTYPGKLKLIAVGFGEAPTAVNNAKVYLDPTAKLSPGHSSNLKL, encoded by the coding sequence ATGACAGACGTGAAGATGGAGCCGGTCGACATCGCCGTCATCGGCGGAGGTCCCGCCGGCATGTTCGCCGCCTTTTACGGCGGCATGAGGCAGGCTTCGGTGAAGCTGATCGAGAGCATGCCGCAGCTGGGCGGCCAGCTGGCGGCCCTCTATCCCGAGAAGTACATTTATGACGTCGCCGGCTTCCCCAAGGTGACGGCCCAGGAGCTGGTCGACTCGCTGCGCCGGCAGATGGATCATTTCGACCCGGAGGTCTGCCTGGAGGAAAAAGTGACCGGCCTCGTCAAGCGCGCCGAGCGGGAGTTCGAGATCCAGACCGACAAGGGCACGCACCTCGCCCGAGCGGTCATCATCACAGGAGGCGTAGGCGCCTTCGAGCCGCGCCGGCTGGAGCTGCCCGAGGCGGCCTCGTACGAAGGCCGGGGCCTCCACTATTTCGTCCGCGACCTGCTGCAGTTCAAGGGCCGCAACGTGCTCATCAGCGGCGGCGGCGACTCAGCGGTCGACTGGGCGCTCATGCTGGAGCCGATCGCGCAGAGCGTGACGCTCATCCACCGGCGCGACAAGTTCCGGGCCCACGAGCACAGCGTCGAGAAGCTGCGGGCGTCGACCGTCGACGTGCTCGTGCCGATGGAGATCGTCCGGCTCGAGGGCGAGGTGTACGTAGAGAAGGTCACGCTTGCCCATGCCAAGACCGGCGAGGAGCAGACGCTCCATGTGGACGACGTCATCGTCAACTTCGGCTTCGTCTCCTCGCTCGGCCCGATCGCCGACTGGGGACTCGCCATCGAAGGCGGCAGCATCGTCGTCGACACCCGCATGGAGACATCCATCCCCGGCATCTTCGCCGCAGGAGACATCACGACCTATCCCGGCAAGCTCAAGCTGATCGCCGTCGGCTTCGGCGAGGCGCCTACGGCCGTCAACAACGCCAAGGTCTACCTCGATCCGACCGCCAAGCTGTCTCCCGGGCACAGCAGCAACCTCAAGCTGTAG
- the sda gene encoding sporulation histidine kinase inhibitor Sda: MELLSDELLIETYFSAVQFNLDMEFIKLLACEIKRRQLNPEMIRLGA; encoded by the coding sequence ATGGAGCTGTTGTCTGACGAATTGCTGATCGAAACCTACTTCAGCGCGGTTCAATTCAATCTGGACATGGAATTCATCAAGCTGCTCGCATGCGAGATCAAGCGCAGACAACTGAACCCGGAGATGATTCGACTAGGAGCCTGA
- a CDS encoding YheC/YheD family protein, with amino-acid sequence MLASKWAKTAALLAHPSIAPHIPPTRLYSETNLKSMLDQHGMVVIKPVRGTGGHGVIKISRVDGGYSYASGSSTKRAASIGALHLALKPLQKGRSYLIQKGIHLATVGGRPIDYRVKYVKNGARWEIRSMVGRVARSGLFVTNLCRGGSQLTAAQGIGRSLPGASIRGKKQEMRRLTRLSASVLESRFPGIGQLGFDYGLDRSGKIWIFEVNTRPK; translated from the coding sequence ATGCTCGCCAGCAAGTGGGCGAAGACGGCCGCGCTGCTTGCCCATCCTTCGATCGCGCCGCATATTCCTCCGACCCGCCTCTATTCCGAGACGAACCTGAAAAGCATGCTGGACCAGCATGGGATGGTCGTCATCAAGCCCGTGCGCGGCACCGGAGGCCACGGCGTCATCAAAATCAGCCGCGTGGACGGCGGATACAGCTATGCTTCGGGCTCCAGCACGAAGCGGGCGGCATCGATCGGCGCGCTTCATCTGGCATTGAAACCGCTGCAGAAAGGACGCTCCTACTTGATCCAGAAAGGCATCCATCTGGCAACGGTCGGCGGCCGTCCGATCGATTATCGCGTCAAATACGTCAAAAACGGGGCACGCTGGGAAATCCGCTCGATGGTGGGCCGCGTCGCCCGCTCCGGACTGTTCGTCACCAATCTGTGCCGGGGAGGCAGCCAGCTGACGGCGGCGCAAGGCATCGGCCGCTCGCTGCCCGGAGCGAGCATCCGCGGCAAGAAGCAGGAGATGAGGCGGCTGACGCGGCTGTCGGCGTCGGTGCTGGAATCGAGGTTCCCCGGCATCGGGCAGCTCGGCTTCGACTACGGTCTGGACCGCAGCGGGAAGATTTGGATTTTCGAGGTCAACACGCGGCCGAAGTAA
- a CDS encoding ABC transporter permease produces MTFRSLALNNIRGNWRSYAAFFLSSVFSVLIFYLYASFLLHPDVVNGKIAQAQRVEKMMEICLYLIIIFSFFFVLYSSSAFVKTRKKEFGLLTLFGTTRGQLRKMVVYESLAVAALSIAAGLGLGILLSKLFILALGVLIGTDVPIRFLVPGQAVLLTAGGFLLVFFVISLLSAMRVGRTEIIDLLGEGRRPKRPPAFSPLLSAVAAVSLAAGYGMAALATAQTFIVLALPIIGLTVLGTYFLYTQLSVAVIRLLQRRKSFYYKGTNLLAISQLAFRIKDNARILFVVTVLGAIVMSAASTVYVFQKVQRDQILEFTPYTVGYVEQGEGHSVMDPAKAEALLEQEGGAVKERVEVKGLLAAGLNGEGTRWTAESPGEAMIVSLRDYNREAKRMGLPERSFAEDAAGTGFLVQPYRDMEAEERGESELQGRIGDAPLRLKLEETAYGTVMSPVAQANWLLVVPDGQLEQWMAAAPASAALTFRGFELADWEQRLDDVKRFSDALTPAGKEQAQTYRVSEYVQMRQAIGLTVFIGLFISALFFIASGSLLYFKLFTELQEDRSQFRALNRIGLTAGELRRTVGVQVGLLYLVPCLVGIVHSLFAMQPLGMLLRQPVWMYGLVVMGVYILMQAAYCLISWITYTRSIVRESRS; encoded by the coding sequence ATGACGTTCCGTTCGCTCGCGCTTAACAACATCCGCGGCAACTGGCGCTCGTATGCGGCGTTTTTCCTGAGCAGCGTCTTCTCGGTCCTCATCTTTTATCTGTATGCCTCGTTCCTGCTGCACCCAGATGTCGTGAACGGCAAGATCGCGCAGGCGCAGCGGGTGGAGAAAATGATGGAGATCTGCCTCTACCTCATCATCATCTTCTCGTTCTTCTTCGTCCTCTACTCCAGCTCGGCGTTCGTCAAGACGCGCAAGAAGGAGTTCGGCCTGCTGACGCTGTTCGGCACGACGCGCGGCCAGCTGCGCAAGATGGTCGTCTACGAAAGCCTGGCCGTCGCGGCGTTGTCGATCGCGGCCGGCCTCGGCCTCGGCATCCTGCTGAGCAAGCTGTTCATCCTGGCGCTCGGCGTGCTGATCGGCACCGACGTGCCGATCCGCTTCCTCGTGCCGGGCCAGGCGGTGCTGCTGACGGCCGGCGGCTTCCTGCTGGTGTTCTTCGTCATCTCGCTGCTGAGTGCGATGCGCGTCGGACGGACGGAGATCATCGACCTGCTGGGCGAGGGACGTCGCCCGAAGCGGCCGCCGGCCTTCTCGCCGTTGCTGTCGGCTGTCGCCGCCGTCTCGCTCGCCGCCGGCTACGGCATGGCGGCGCTGGCTACGGCCCAGACGTTCATCGTGCTGGCGCTGCCGATCATCGGCTTGACGGTGCTCGGCACCTACTTCCTGTACACGCAGCTGAGCGTCGCGGTCATCCGGCTGCTGCAGCGCCGCAAAAGCTTCTACTATAAAGGAACGAACCTGCTGGCGATCTCGCAGCTGGCGTTCCGCATCAAGGACAACGCCCGCATCCTGTTCGTCGTGACGGTGCTGGGCGCGATCGTCATGAGCGCGGCCAGCACGGTGTACGTGTTCCAAAAGGTGCAGCGCGACCAGATTCTGGAGTTTACGCCGTATACGGTCGGCTATGTGGAACAGGGGGAGGGCCACTCGGTCATGGACCCCGCCAAGGCCGAGGCGCTGCTGGAGCAGGAGGGCGGGGCCGTGAAGGAGCGCGTCGAGGTGAAGGGGCTGCTCGCAGCCGGCCTCAACGGCGAGGGGACGCGCTGGACCGCCGAAAGCCCGGGCGAGGCGATGATCGTCTCGCTGCGGGACTACAACCGCGAGGCGAAACGGATGGGGCTGCCTGAGCGGAGCTTCGCGGAAGACGCGGCCGGCACGGGCTTCCTCGTCCAGCCTTATCGGGACATGGAGGCCGAGGAGCGCGGCGAAAGCGAGCTGCAGGGACGGATCGGCGACGCGCCGCTGCGGCTCAAGCTGGAGGAAACCGCGTACGGCACCGTCATGAGTCCGGTCGCGCAGGCGAATTGGCTGCTCGTCGTGCCCGACGGGCAGCTGGAGCAGTGGATGGCCGCAGCGCCGGCATCCGCCGCGCTGACGTTCCGCGGCTTCGAGCTGGCGGACTGGGAGCAGCGCCTGGATGACGTGAAGCGCTTCTCCGATGCGCTCACGCCGGCCGGCAAGGAGCAGGCGCAAACCTATCGCGTCTCGGAGTACGTCCAGATGAGGCAGGCGATCGGCCTCACCGTATTCATCGGCCTGTTCATCAGCGCGCTGTTCTTCATCGCTTCGGGAAGCCTGCTCTACTTCAAGCTGTTCACCGAGCTGCAGGAGGACCGCAGCCAGTTCCGCGCCTTGAACCGGATCGGCCTCACCGCCGGCGAGCTGCGCCGCACGGTCGGCGTTCAGGTCGGCCTGCTCTACCTCGTGCCGTGCCTCGTCGGCATCGTGCACAGCCTGTTCGCGATGCAGCCGCTCGGGATGCTGCTCCGGCAGCCGGTATGGATGTACGGCCTGGTCGTCATGGGCGTCTACATCCTGATGCAGGCGGCCTACTGCCTGATTTCCTGGATCACGTACACGCGCAGCATCGTTCGCGAGTCGCGTTCCTGA
- a CDS encoding ABC transporter ATP-binding protein, with the protein MNVLEVKALGKIYSTKGEVSYKALDGIDLAVQPGEFVGVMGPSGSGKTTLLNLLATIDKPTSGSISVRGIDPSGLSDRKLALFRRRELGFVFQDFNLLDTLNLKENIALPLVLEGKPPAQIERALQPVASLLGIAAILEKRPYEVSGGQKQRAAIARAIIHEPSLLLADELTGNLDSKAAKDVMESLKDLNERLGATVLMVTHDPFSASYCKRILFIKDGRFFSEIRRGDNRQAFFQQILDSLSVLGGNFDDVPFARA; encoded by the coding sequence ATGAACGTATTGGAAGTAAAGGCGCTCGGAAAAATCTACAGCACCAAAGGAGAGGTCAGCTACAAGGCGCTCGACGGCATCGACCTGGCCGTGCAGCCGGGCGAGTTCGTCGGCGTCATGGGGCCGTCGGGCAGCGGCAAGACGACGCTGCTCAACCTGCTGGCGACGATCGACAAGCCGACCTCGGGCAGCATCAGCGTGCGCGGCATCGATCCGTCGGGCCTGAGCGACCGCAAGCTGGCGCTGTTCCGCCGGCGCGAGCTCGGCTTCGTGTTCCAGGACTTCAACCTGCTGGACACGCTGAACCTCAAGGAGAACATCGCGTTGCCGCTCGTGCTGGAGGGCAAGCCGCCGGCGCAGATCGAGCGGGCGCTGCAGCCGGTGGCGTCGCTGCTCGGCATCGCGGCGATCCTCGAGAAGCGACCGTACGAGGTGTCCGGCGGGCAGAAGCAGCGCGCCGCGATCGCGCGGGCGATCATCCACGAGCCGTCGCTGCTGCTGGCCGACGAGCTGACGGGCAACCTCGATTCCAAGGCGGCCAAGGACGTGATGGAGTCGCTCAAGGATCTGAACGAGCGGCTGGGCGCGACGGTGCTGATGGTGACGCATGATCCGTTCAGCGCGAGCTACTGCAAGCGAATCCTGTTCATCAAGGACGGGCGGTTCTTCTCGGAGATCCGCCGGGGAGACAACCGCCAGGCGTTTTTCCAGCAGATTCTGGATTCGCTGAGCGTGCTGGGAGGGAATTTCGATGACGTTCCGTTCGCTCGCGCTTAA
- a CDS encoding sensor histidine kinase, which yields MSRSTAAAGGGGSGGRLPRTLRALRLYARGRLAAAAVLALSLGAGSIVWYLERTGTGQRMDWSNLLYFWLLSAAVAAAAFGIGFLRQRSYLDGLLRLVDVPGWRPLQGAATPEQRRTARMLEGLSRMAQDRLQAHDRERELHRHFVYQWVHHMKTPVSVIDLIAQSHAAKAGLGREELRELTDSLREETDRLTRGLEQMLHTARLEEFGLDLHPRRIALHDAAREAVNQHKRLLIAAGVYPRIEGEAWVETDGKWVLFLLVQLIGNAVKYSKLKPGAKRLDIRIGSVADGSAWIEVADEGIGIPAQDVPRVFDPFFTGENGRRSEESTGMGLYLCRQVAGKLGLTLELSSEAGEGTVVRIGFESGAIHRLG from the coding sequence ATGAGCCGCTCGACGGCCGCGGCGGGCGGAGGCGGCTCGGGCGGCCGCCTGCCCCGCACATTGCGGGCGCTGCGACTGTACGCGCGCGGGCGGCTTGCTGCGGCGGCCGTGCTGGCGCTGTCGCTCGGCGCCGGCTCGATCGTCTGGTACCTCGAGCGCACCGGCACCGGACAGAGGATGGATTGGAGCAACCTGCTCTATTTCTGGCTGCTGTCCGCGGCCGTGGCGGCGGCGGCCTTCGGCATCGGCTTCCTTCGCCAGCGCAGCTATCTCGACGGCCTGCTCCGCCTCGTCGATGTCCCCGGCTGGCGGCCGCTGCAGGGAGCCGCGACGCCGGAGCAGCGCCGGACGGCACGCATGCTGGAAGGACTGAGCCGCATGGCGCAGGACCGGCTTCAGGCGCATGACCGCGAGCGGGAGCTGCATCGGCATTTTGTGTACCAATGGGTGCATCACATGAAGACGCCGGTGTCGGTGATCGACCTGATCGCCCAAAGCCATGCGGCCAAGGCGGGGCTCGGCCGCGAGGAGCTGCGCGAGCTGACGGACAGCCTGCGCGAGGAGACGGACCGGCTGACGCGCGGCCTCGAGCAGATGCTGCATACGGCGAGGCTGGAGGAGTTCGGGCTGGACCTGCATCCGCGCCGCATCGCGCTGCATGACGCCGCGCGCGAGGCCGTGAACCAGCACAAGCGGCTGCTGATCGCGGCGGGCGTTTATCCCCGGATCGAAGGCGAGGCTTGGGTCGAGACCGACGGCAAGTGGGTGCTGTTCCTGCTCGTCCAGCTCATCGGCAACGCCGTCAAATACTCCAAGCTCAAGCCCGGCGCCAAGCGGCTCGACATCCGGATCGGCTCCGTTGCGGACGGATCGGCCTGGATCGAGGTGGCCGACGAGGGCATCGGCATTCCCGCGCAGGATGTGCCGCGCGTGTTCGATCCGTTTTTCACCGGGGAAAACGGAAGGCGCTCCGAGGAATCGACCGGCATGGGCCTGTACCTGTGCCGTCAGGTGGCGGGCAAGCTTGGGCTGACCCTGGAGCTGAGCTCCGAGGCAGGAGAGGGCACGGTCGTGCGTATCGGCTTCGAGAGCGGGGCGATCCATCGGCTCGGCTGA
- a CDS encoding response regulator transcription factor, with product MYRITIVEDDDKIARLLGEALERYGFEPQRAQRMKELTLDFEEQQPHLVLMDINLPYFDGFYWCRQFRQRSNAPVLFISARSGEMDQVMAIENGGDDYVTKPIHLDLLLAKIKSALRRSYGEYAAAPRSGEGAERAHDPQASDKPGHGAPAGSFELRCGALRLDISRSLLLWREQSAQLSRNERLLAEALLEADGAIVSRDRLLESLWDDTAFVDDNTLTVNVTRLRRKLEELGLGGVLETHRGQGYRLNDADLAAGPDGGGL from the coding sequence ATGTATCGCATTACGATCGTCGAGGACGACGACAAGATCGCCCGTCTGCTCGGAGAAGCCCTGGAGCGCTACGGCTTCGAGCCGCAGCGGGCCCAGCGGATGAAAGAACTGACGCTCGACTTCGAGGAGCAGCAGCCCCATCTCGTGCTGATGGACATCAATCTGCCGTACTTCGACGGCTTTTATTGGTGCCGGCAGTTCCGCCAGCGCTCCAACGCCCCGGTCCTCTTCATCTCGGCCCGATCGGGAGAGATGGATCAGGTGATGGCGATCGAGAACGGCGGAGACGACTACGTGACCAAGCCGATCCATCTCGATCTGCTGCTGGCCAAAATCAAGAGCGCGCTGCGGCGCAGCTACGGCGAATACGCCGCGGCGCCACGTTCCGGGGAAGGGGCGGAGCGTGCTCATGATCCTCAAGCCTCCGACAAGCCGGGACACGGCGCGCCGGCCGGCAGCTTCGAGCTGCGCTGCGGCGCGCTGCGGCTGGACATCAGCCGCAGCCTGCTCCTCTGGCGCGAGCAGTCGGCGCAGCTGAGCCGCAACGAGCGGCTGCTCGCCGAGGCGCTGCTCGAGGCGGACGGCGCGATCGTCTCGCGCGACCGACTGCTGGAGAGCTTGTGGGACGACACGGCGTTCGTCGACGACAATACGCTTACCGTCAACGTGACGCGTCTGCGCCGCAAGCTGGAGGAGCTCGGCCTCGGCGGCGTGCTGGAGACGCATCGCGGGCAGGGCTACCGGCTGAACGACGCCGACCTGGCTGCCGGTCCGGATGGAGGGGGCTTATGA
- a CDS encoding TetR family transcriptional regulator has translation MDKRERIIEAALEVFQELGIEKAKISDIVKRAGIAQGTFYLYFPSKLALMPAIAEIMVGRILERLQEIRPDGSARGQLNGMVEAIFAVTETHRDLTALIYSGITQTEHVREWESIYDPIYGWIRERLELFRERGEIRPSARPDFSARLVLGLIETAAEQNFLYASAEGEAIAEHKAELKQFLAAALGSEPLDC, from the coding sequence GTGGACAAGCGGGAACGGATCATCGAGGCCGCGCTTGAGGTCTTTCAAGAGCTCGGCATCGAGAAGGCGAAGATTTCCGACATCGTCAAGCGGGCCGGCATCGCGCAGGGCACGTTCTATCTGTACTTCCCCTCCAAGCTGGCGCTCATGCCGGCGATCGCGGAGATCATGGTGGGGCGGATTCTGGAGCGGCTGCAGGAGATCCGTCCGGACGGCTCCGCGCGCGGCCAGCTGAACGGCATGGTCGAGGCGATCTTCGCCGTGACCGAGACCCATCGCGACCTGACGGCGCTCATCTACTCCGGCATCACCCAGACCGAGCATGTGCGCGAGTGGGAATCGATCTACGATCCGATCTACGGCTGGATCCGCGAGCGTCTGGAGCTGTTCCGCGAGCGGGGCGAGATTCGTCCGTCCGCGCGGCCGGACTTCTCGGCGCGGCTCGTGCTCGGACTGATCGAGACGGCCGCCGAGCAGAACTTCCTCTACGCTTCCGCCGAGGGCGAAGCGATTGCCGAGCACAAGGCGGAGCTGAAGCAGTTCCTCGCCGCAGCGCTCGGATCGGAGCCGCTCGATTGTTAA
- a CDS encoding SMR family transporter: MNKGWLFVALTCVMELVWVYGFHTATAPLHFVLVVAVIAVDFYFLFRACELLPTGTVYAIFAAAGTAGTALMDLLLFGGSLSLAKLGFMALLLAGVVLLKLADGKDGH; the protein is encoded by the coding sequence ATGAACAAGGGCTGGCTGTTCGTCGCGCTCACCTGCGTCATGGAGCTGGTGTGGGTATACGGGTTCCATACGGCCACCGCGCCGCTCCACTTCGTTCTGGTCGTCGCCGTCATCGCCGTCGACTTCTATTTCCTGTTCCGCGCCTGCGAGCTGCTGCCGACCGGCACCGTCTACGCCATCTTCGCCGCCGCCGGCACCGCCGGGACGGCGCTCATGGACCTCCTGCTGTTCGGCGGCTCGCTCAGCCTCGCCAAGCTCGGCTTCATGGCGCTGCTGCTGGCCGGAGTCGTCCTGCTCAAGCTTGCCGACGGCAAGGACGGGCATTAA
- a CDS encoding DMT family transporter: MGWLCVLTAAFCEVAGVVGLNRFTERKTLRNALWFIGGFAASFGLLYASFQYLQLSVAYTVWIGLGTSLAVIVNMLLFGESRSPLRLFSLALIIVGVTGLKAVS; the protein is encoded by the coding sequence ATGGGTTGGCTGTGCGTCTTGACCGCGGCGTTCTGCGAGGTAGCGGGCGTCGTCGGCTTGAATCGCTTCACCGAGCGCAAGACGCTGCGGAACGCGCTCTGGTTCATCGGCGGCTTCGCCGCCTCGTTCGGCTTGCTGTACGCTTCGTTCCAGTACTTGCAGCTCAGCGTCGCCTACACGGTATGGATCGGGCTCGGCACCTCGCTGGCCGTCATCGTCAACATGCTGTTATTCGGCGAATCCCGCAGCCCGCTGCGGCTGTTCAGCCTGGCACTCATCATCGTCGGTGTGACGGGGCTGAAGGCCGTGTCGTAA
- a CDS encoding CPBP family intramembrane glutamic endopeptidase, translating to MLPLAAERLQTIPSLSRSELLRFLGIWLGMQVLLVGTALILRGEGPSSLFWSSAAMLLSYVVAFACSRTALAAALDRLNVPALRRPASWGLFAAAFLILLSAALVFSGLSWDDPAANQELYANRLDIRTGWLYAASLLLLTVLLPIGEELVFRGLLLRFFESRWGWLRGALLTSVLFGFLHTDLFFTMALFGFVFSLLQRYAGSILFAILLHISWNTFSLLLLA from the coding sequence ATGCTTCCTCTAGCAGCTGAACGCTTACAAACGATTCCCTCATTGAGCCGCAGCGAGTTATTGCGCTTCCTCGGCATCTGGCTGGGGATGCAGGTGCTGCTGGTGGGCACAGCCTTGATCTTGCGGGGAGAAGGACCTTCCTCTCTTTTTTGGAGTTCAGCCGCCATGCTGCTCTCCTATGTCGTTGCCTTCGCCTGCTCCCGAACCGCTCTGGCGGCCGCTCTTGACCGACTGAACGTGCCGGCGCTGCGGCGTCCTGCCTCGTGGGGGCTGTTTGCCGCCGCGTTCCTCATCCTACTCTCAGCAGCTCTAGTGTTCAGCGGTCTGAGCTGGGACGATCCAGCTGCCAACCAGGAGCTTTACGCCAACCGGTTGGACATCCGTACGGGCTGGCTGTATGCGGCAAGCCTGCTCCTGCTCACGGTCCTGCTGCCGATCGGCGAGGAGCTCGTCTTTCGCGGCCTGCTCCTCCGATTTTTCGAGTCACGATGGGGCTGGCTGCGCGGCGCGCTTTTGACTTCAGTTCTATTCGGATTCCTTCATACCGACCTGTTCTTCACGATGGCCCTTTTCGGATTCGTGTTCAGCCTGCTTCAACGATACGCCGGCTCCATCCTGTTTGCGATCCTGCTTCACATCTCGTGGAATACGTTCAGCCTGCTGCTGCTGGCTTGA
- a CDS encoding excalibur calcium-binding domain-containing protein produces MKRTSILLLAAVIGAASALPAGATAAEKAQTYKNCTALNKDYPGGVAISSSTKNKGGKTKHKPHASKALYEANKKSDRDKDGIACEK; encoded by the coding sequence ATGAAACGAACGAGCATCCTGCTGCTTGCCGCCGTCATCGGCGCGGCATCCGCGCTGCCTGCCGGCGCGACTGCCGCCGAGAAGGCGCAGACGTACAAAAACTGCACGGCTCTCAACAAGGATTATCCGGGAGGGGTCGCCATTTCGTCCTCCACCAAGAACAAGGGCGGAAAGACCAAGCATAAGCCTCACGCGTCCAAAGCCCTCTACGAAGCCAACAAAAAAAGCGATCGCGACAAGGACGGCATCGCTTGCGAGAAATGA